The window AGTTGTTCTATCGAGCTTGTGACATTTGATCATCTCAAATGTTAATAATGCAGTACAACACATGATATAGCAGTATACCATAATATCCATTAAAGATGATTAACACAAATGACCAACATATCTTTAGCAAATAAGTAAATACAGATTAAATGCTAAACTATGTCCAAAATTGTGTTAGTCTTGTCCCGTGGAAAACATGGTACATTAATAATATCTTGACAGTAGCACTAAAAAGTAAAAAAGTCACATTTATCAATAAAggaataaagaaatacaacaagtTGTTACGTAGGAGTTGACAGAATCAAATAAAAAAGTTAAATGAACTAACGATTCaaaaaacacaaaataaattggaGTTGATCGAGTAAATGAATTGATATATAGATAGAAATATAAAAGAAGATACCAGGAGTAGAGGAAAATGTGGGAGGATCAGATCTAATCACTGTCGCTaccactgctgctgctgctatcaTCGTCATGCTTCTTCTCCTTCTTGTCTTtcttgtccttcttcttctttttcttctcctccCCGTCGTTGTGATCTTCGCCATGGAGCTTCTCCTTGATCTTCTCCCTGTGTCCTTCGCCCTTctccttcatcttctccttgtgcTCCTCGCCCTTCTTGTCTGCGTCCTTGTGGTCTCCCATGTGGAGTTTCTCCTCTATCTTGTGCACTATTCCTGACATTTTTGCTCAGATGTATATTTTACTTTAATGAGTTTGATCAAAATTGCAATTGGAATGAGGATAATGCTGAGTGAGGTAGGTATTTATAGGGAAACGGAGGAAGCTGTCGATACTTTACGTGTACGTAGTTCCAACATCTAATATAAATTTCCACACAAAAAATAaccaaaagaaaattgaaaatttagggaaataaaaaaaaaattccaacacaGGCAATATTAAAGGTTTGTTACGCGCAGTTCCGCCTCCACCACTTACGTGGATGGTATATTATAATTCAGCTAAATGGCTTCCCCTCTCCTACCTCTTATTCCTCCAATCTTTACGGACATCTTGAACACTTTCTcacaaggaaaaagaaagagaaaataaataatttagtCATTTTTACTTTAGGGGTATTATAAGGGTAAGACAAGGTTGTGGTTCAAACTAAAGATGTTAATTGGGCCGAGCCGGCCAATAACAACCCGATTTTACCCGATTCAGCCCGGGTAAGCCCGATCCGGTAAGGGGTGGGACGGGTTTGCTAGGGTAGTGGGGTTGTGCCGGATGGGGTTTGGTCTTTTTTAGCTACCGTTGCATCGGAACCCAGCTAGCCCGGTAACCCGTTCAAGTAACCGTGTTCCAACCCGGTCCATCCCGATTAAAGCTgcataatttgttttaaaattctGACCATTGCCAAgagtcaaaatcaaaaatgatcGTTGGGCAACGGTCATTTTTTGCACTTTTAGCGATTTTGGCTATCCCCCTACTAAAATAGCCCCTCCACCCctaataattgataaattgtatTTTTAGCCTTTTAATAACTATAAATAGCCCTCGTCTTCTTCATTTTACTCACAACTTGCTTTCTTCTTCTACTCGAATTCTCTCTCAATTCCCTCTTGATTATTGAATTGCTTATTGCTCTCAAGTTCtctattaattaatattaaaagttTTATCAATTATTTACAGTAGCCACTACAAAATTACAATTATCAAATGAAGTGTAGTTACCATTTTTATTAGGTTCAAGTTCAATCATGTCACGTGCTTCTATAATGCACTCACATGTTTGagaacactttgaggtggtagaagaaaatgaagaagttcacAAAGTTGAGTGCATGAACTGTGGTCGAGTCTTTAATGTTCGTCGAAAGTGGGAGGGCACATCTGCTTtaaggaggcatatcaaaggttgTCTTGAGCGTCCTTTAGGAATTCGTATTTAAGTGGATTttagacaatttgtgttattttgaatttgttagaCTAATTTAAGTTTAATGTGTTAGTTTATTAGACaagttaatttgaagtattattatgcaataaaaatataaaataaaagcctttgaagtttgatccttacataatggtcttattaaataattttatgtagccacttaatttcaattttaaaattttaaaattcaaatttcaaactttaaactttaaagtttaaaagtttaatgTTATGCCTTAAAATACTTATGGTTTCCCTAAAATCgtataacaattgaatttatacgtggttgtaaggatacgtgatataacttggtacaaCTTAAAAGAatagattaatattgaaattgatgATAAAAGAATAAATGCAAATCACATGAATCAAATAGTCTTGGCCCTCGAGTTCAGTCACCATTGAACCAAAGATGTTTTAACTGACGTATGAACAAAGTCACAAGATAATATAAGCTAGAAAATgacagtatattgctttatgttgCGTAAAAATGACGTGGTTTACAAATGATCGGACcctttttatatagtaggggagtcctactctttATACAGTTCTATATGaggtaagaaatctcatgattagctaattaatcggCCCATCATTGATACATGCCGAGATTTCTGCCGTGATCTACAACCAATCGCAAATATTTCGTCCTTCTGTTATTTGACTTGGCAAATTTCCCTCGATCTTGCTCGGTCTCtatcttgctcggtctcgatcctgctcgatctcgatcttgaacGGTCTCGATCctgctcgatctcgatcttgaacGGTCTCTGGTTCACGAGCTCGACGATCTAACTTTTCACCATGGTTCGATATAACACAAGGTCGGACCTTAATCTATCATATTCCAGTATTGATTAGTCTCACAAGGGGCGAGCACGGTTTTGACCATATACACATAGTCCCCTCAACTCGGAGAGAAGATGACGAGACAATATGAACTTCCGAACCCCATCTTGATGGGCCATGATATAAGCGATGAACAGTCACTGAGATACCGGACTATGCGTAAGCAACAAATGGATACCGAAACATCCCGTTGGTCCaattaccaaggcattaaatgcctgtCAGTTGCTGGTCGACCACTATGGGTTCTGAACCATCACCAACAAGTTATAAGTACCCTAACTTTCCTTTATTCAAACATTATGTTCAAAGCTCCTCCtattcttgttttttttaaaatcccTTTGCTTTGCAACTCTTGCACTTAAATTTCTTTAGCTTTTAGCAAACCGCATACCATCCTAATTCCCTTTTCTTCTATTCTACAATGGAAAACACTTCTAAGACTGTACCGCAAAAGGAAGCTGCCTCTTCATCACGACCCGCAAGCGATGGGGCTGCGGCGAAACCTCACCTTGAGGAATTCATTTCGGCAGGGTGACCTACTGTTGCTTattttaaggttgaaaagacCTCCTTGGTACCGGGTCGATGTGAGCCGGACTTGAGATACATATGAAAAATTACTGATAATCTCCTCACCAAGGTTAAAGAGGATTGTAACTGGGTCAATAAGCATGTTGTGGTACCTTCGCCCGGGAAtcgatcactacccacgtggagggttttCTAAGTATTTACGATTACCCTTTCATGATGGGTTCCTTAGACCCTATCATCATTGCCTTCTGCAAGAGGTACAATGTGACTCTTGGCCAGATCCACCCTTCCTTCTGGAGGATAGTGATTCTCCTCTTATTCTTTGTAAGTAAAATCGAGGGATGTCCCTTTACCCTCAATCACCTTATGTGCCtctacagtccccgactctattGAGGGGGGCTTCTCAAGCTTGCTCGCCGGGCCAGTAAGGCCCCATTCTAGAGTATAGACGAAGCTCGGAACCGAGGTTATATGGGCCAATTTGTTCGAATAAAGACTTCAGGCCTGATTCCTGCCAAAtacatgccatttcctgagaaatggaacatgaaacgtaagtagtACTTCGTCTTGAAGGTTCAATCTTGCTGCTTTCCCTCTTATTTCCTTCCTTATCGATGTTTTTGGTGTTGCAGCTATGGGTAAGGTGGAGGAAGTAGTTCATGAACTCAAGGAATATGATAGATTACAAGTACTTCGGTTATAactactttactttatgttttgatgatctaacaaacttactatccaaaactagataaggaacctgttacacatttacaagacctcAAGTTTACAAGATTTCAAGCTGGGATTTAGCATGGAAATATGATTCAACTTCTCAGAGTGGAAGGAATAGCTGAGGGAtcaggtccctaccagttccccGATGAGACTGCACGAAGGCAACTTTCTAGCTAGAAtgttgctgcctgcacacgctactgTGCAGAACAGTGCTGCAGTCAACTTTACAGGGAagactttttacctaccttgcttgcatcattgtaagtgatgtcacataATTATATATGCATTCAAGGGAGGTAACACAAACACACTTGAACATTAAGAGAATACATACATGCTCACTTACGTGATCATTCAGCTAGCAAGTTTCAATTGCCTCAAGAATAACGAACAAAGAAACTACGGACCTGTTCCCACATTGAGTTATTGtgtgtccttagttgagttgtaactttgtaatagttcttcaaATTGTAATTCCTATCCAGCTTATTTAGAAGCACTTTATAGGAACATCTTCATAAACCTTAAACCTGCGTGTTtaagtcttggctagagttagtcatgttttaaagtctttgtaatagagttattgcaatgtggcttgtaataggtgtattacaaGGTAGTGAGGGATTAAGCGTTTAATTCTTAcattgcataggttgtaatctaaaagttgcttaGTAGTGAAGTttaaatcctacaagggtaggtcgtggtttttaatcccgttgagctggaaattttccacgtaaaatttcTCCTGTCATTTAACTTCTATTCTGTATGTGTGTACTGTTGATCCTGATAGAGAACTTGGTTCTCTATAGAAGTTGGTGGACGCATAGATTCTATCAATTAGTACCATAGTAGGTTCTTTCTATCaagttaacacctagaaaggatcctcatggctgctcctccaaactttgaagaaggccAGTCCACGTACTGACCTCCTAGATTCAACGGtcaatactatgggtggtggaaaaCTGGGATGCATGACTTCATCATGGCTAAAGGCTCTGAGTTATGGGATGTAATATGCGATGGACCCTTTGTCCCTACAAAGAACCTTGACGATCCAGCTGTAGCCATTCCTAAGACGAGGAAAGAATTGAATGACGCTGATAGAAAAAGAATTTTtgagcaaagaaaattcttgtgtGTGGTATTGGCcatgatgaatataacaggatATTAGCTTGTCAATTAGAAAAAGAGATCTGGGAGGCTCTTCAGACAGCTCACGAGGGAACAACTCAGGTGAAGCAATCTAAGATTGATATGGTCACAACATAATATGAGCTCTTGAGaatgaaagatgatgaatccATCCAAGAGATGCATACTCGATTCACCTCCATCATCAATAGGATTCACTCTCTTGGTGAAAGTATTCCAAGAAACAAGCTTGAAAGAAAAATGCTTAGTGTACTgcccagttcttgggaaagcaaagttAATGTCATTACAGAGGCTAAGGACTAGCAGACACTGACCATGGATGAACTTGTTGGAAACTTGAAAacctatgaaatgaagaagaagacgaagaagaagaagaagaagaagaagaagaagaagaagaagaagaagaagaagaagaagaagaagaagaagaagaagaagaagaagaagaagaagaagaagaagaagaagaagaagaagaagaagaagaagaagaaaaagagaaggacaatgaaagaagagagcccaagagggagaagaacctggtcctcaagacGGACATTAATGACTCAAGTGGTTAAGACAGGGGCATAACTTACATGACAAAAAGGTTCTAGAAGATGGTTAGCAggaatggaggcattccaaaaaggggaAGCTCTAGCAAGCCCAGAAACTATGACCTTTGTCATAAATGTGGCAAGCCAGGATACTTAATCAAGGATTTTCCCCTCCTAAAGCAAGATCAGTATAATAACAACTTTGACAAAGCATCCAAGAGGAACCAGATTCCTAACAAATGCTTCAAGATGTAGAATAATGCTAACAACGTTGTaaagcaagctcttgctgcatggggagactccGCCAgcgaatctaaagaagaagacaACCATGGTGGTAGTTCAATGATGGCAATAGAAAAGGAAACAACTAAGTATGATTCAATCTTTGCTCTAATGGCTCAATCTGATGACGATGAAGATGACGAcgatgatgaggtaaactttctggATCTTCAGAGAAATTTGAAATCTTACTCACCTAAAAAGCTCATGTCATTAGCAAATGTGCTAATTAATGCATACTATAGTCTTATCAATGATAAAGATGCTTTAACTATGAAACTAGGGGAAGCTGAACAAACCAGAGATGACTTAGTAGTCATTGTAGTTGGTTTGAAAGAAACAATAGAGAACCTGAAAGAGAAAAGAATGCcttaaaaatagaaaattgctAGTATAGAACATGAACGAGATAATTTAATGAAGGTTGTGGTGGACTTAAAAGAAACCATTGAGTGTTcaagtaaagaaaaagaaaccTTGACTGAGAGAGTTGCTATCATTGAGCAAGAAAGAGATTACCTAGTAGTGGTGGTAGTAGACTTGAAAGAAACAATTAAGGAATTTAAAACCATAAATAGGCCTGGAAACTCTGAAAAGGGAAAGGAAATTTCAAGTGAAGCACACATTAAACTTGAAAATGAGTTAAATTTGTTAAAGACTAGTGTGTGCTGAACTTGAGAAAAACAAACAGCTTCAGGAAGAACTAGGGAAAGTAAAGagtgatcttgagaaatctcttTAGTCGACCTGGTCCTCGGATGCAATCATTGCCACGTACACCAACTCTGGGGAAACAAGCAAgggattgggtttcaaagggaaAAGATTCCCTACAATCCTCATGGCAAGTATGTTACCGTACCTGACAATTGGCTATATACCCACTATGGCAACAATGGGCACCTCAAGGAAAATTACATGGCCAGGGTTCAGTCTCATTAGAGAAATAAAGTCTTTGCCGAGAGAGCAACTACTGCAAGAGGACCTAGTCTATCAAATAGGAAACCATCTAATAAGAAACACATTTTTCCTGATTGTACTAAGAAAGCACTCATTCATCCTTTCTCTcttaacaagggacccaaacttgtttgggttcctaaatctaactcTTAATTTTCGTGTGCAGGGAGCAATGAAGGGAAGCAGCCAATAATGACATATGAATAGCGGCTGCTCAAAGGACATGACTGGGAATAAAATCAATTTTCCTTCACTAAAAAGCCCTGCAATGAGAGACTGTCCTTTTGAAAAATGGTTAATAAGGGGGTACGCTCTAGGAGTTGGAAAATTTGTGTCAAAGGAAATAAGGTGGAATGCTATTTCAAGATATGCACAATCCCAAATCCTGTGACTAGTGAGGTAATGTTGTAGCTAAAAGACACAAGAGTACGTATGTTGATGTGATTGAGCTTCTGCAGAATGGAGACGTAAGTTGGTTTGAAGCTATTGAAAACAATACTGAATCATGGACAAAAGTCTGGAGCATTGCTCGTTGTCTATCTCTGAACAAACATGAAGTGTGCAATGCCTGTAGAAAAGCATGTTAGATCTTCATTCAAGTCCAAAAAGGGACAGACAACACTTTAGAACCAAAGATGAGATCTTTCAAGAAACTGTGGATTTTGTCAAGAAGGTCCAGGTACCAATAAAAACAAACATGGCTTGCATCAcatggaacaagtttggataatgCTATAAGTGGGCGAATGCTATGTTGAAAGAAGAACTACTCAACCACTTAGCCCAAAGAACACCACCTCAGTTGGAGttgttaaaaaaaagaaaaggactcTTGAAAATCTGGGCATGGTCAATATTAATTGATGAATGGTTTGTAAACATCTTGACCAAAGCTGCTGACTCAATTGAGGATATCTGGGTATAACTGTTATGTTCTGAACAATAGGAAGGATCAACCTTGAAAATCTGATGGTAGAAGAGATGGATGAATCCTCCTGACATACTCgtctaaaaaaaatagaaatactgATCAAGGTAGAGAACGCCCATTGACTCCAGCAAGGAACCGGGTCCCCCGTCTACAACAACAGAAGTTGAAAAACAAGTTGTTGGAAAGAGGGATTTTGCATAGAGACACCCTGAATCACTTATGTATCTCAATGCAAGTAAAACTAGACATCGTGGTCAGAGTTGGGTTTTGTGAGAGGTCTCAGTCAAATCCAAAGGATTCTCATATGAAGGATAGTGTAATTATCTTGAGGTATCCTAGAAGAACAcagaacctggttctctactgTTCTCCAAGTAATGGATAGAAAAAGCTCGCCTGAATTGGGACAGTCTCTGAGTTCCAATCTTGTCTCATGAGGCTCAAGGAAGCAGAATTCAATGGCACtctcaacaactgaagcagaatgTGTATAATAAATATCCTGTTGTGGTCAAGTGTTGTGGACCAAACACCAAATTGGAAGAACTTGAGTCCAACTCATGTGGGCCAAATACAGTGACTACTGAATATGAAGTTGCAGACATCTTCACCAAAAGCCTTGGGAAGAAAGCTTTTGAGAAAGAACCTTGCACTGGGGATGATGAAACCTAACTGAGAACATGGTTcctcattattggttatgaaagTCGTGGTCAGGTAAAAgctagctaaagtgttttctagCTAAGTCTAACTCACCTCTATACTGTTACAGGTAGACACACATGATGACTACAGAAGTAGATGATGTAGTGGATAATGAATAAGGGCATAAAACTCACTTGCAAGACCTATCAAGGAACCTAGTTCTCTAATGCAGGTTAGTACCTTCCTTGTTCTTTCATACATTATTTAAAATGAACCAAAAAAAATAATGCCACGTCATCATCAGTGTGAAATTCTCTTTAAATTCGTGTCTCTTCAGCCAATACATCACAGCCCATACATCACTCCTTTTACTAAACGATACATCTCCCAAGCAAAAGGGTGCCTCCGTTTTAGAACGTGTCCTTCATCATAATTAAATCAACATCACAACCCTTTTTCTTCCAAACTCAAAATTCCCTATTTGTATTCTCTCTTCTCAAATCCATAGTCCCTCAAGAAGTCTCAAAACCATGCAACTGTTAGTATGCGTGACAACACTGTGATTGAACCTCACCTGCTAGTAGTTTAGCGGTGAACCTCTCTCCAAACCCTAAAGAAGAGTCTCCTCCACACTCCACTCCCTCTCCTACCCACTTCGAGTCCACTCTTCATCTGAGCAAGTCTGAGAATGTCTGTCCTCCTCCAGTCTCACCAGTAAAACAGAGTCAACAGGATAAAAAAGAGAACCTTGTTCAGGAACCTTCTACTCTATCCATGGCTGAACACTTGAGTGAATATCTGATGACTAGTCATGAAAAGAATGAGATCACCAGGACAAGCTGTGAATCTAAAGGTATCACTCTTTCGTCTGTTGAAATCTCCATGGAACCATAAGAAAAAGAGGGAATAAAGAATATGTTTTCCATTGTGTCAGAAGGGGTCATTATAGAGGAATGTGCAGGAGGGTCTGAGCCTTAGGAAGAAGAGATAGAAGAAGAGGGAGCAATTGTGCCATTTGAACAGCCAGCACAAGATAATGTTGTTGGGGTCCCAAATGATGAACCTGATCCCTCCATGGAGGACCCAGGTCAAGATTCATCTTCCCAGGTCAGTATTGATCCTGCTCCCTCTTCCCACTTCGATGTTGAGCCTTTAAATATGGTGGTTCCTGAGACGAATCCTGACAGTAAAGAACACACAGATGATTTGGTATATGCTAGTTTTATCAGGCCTAGGACTAAGACAGTGGTAACTTCAGAGCCACCTCCTAAGTGACCTACTACACGGTTGCAGCAAAAGGAGGGTCTAGAGTTTGCCCTCTAAAAGAGTAAAAGGAGTCGGAGAAGGAGAAGGTTGATCAAAGATGGAAAAGTTGAACAAGCAGAGGATGTTCCTGTAGTGGATATGGATGAGGAAACCAATGAGGAACCTATTTCCCTAACCCGTAACTCTTCAAGTAAGAAGACACTCTCTCTCTCAATCCAAAAGGCACACCTCTAAGGGAACTGAGAGTTCATCCAAGAGTATTCTTGCTGGTTCCAGTGAAAAGTTGTTAAAAATTCAGATGACCAGATAGTGAAGGAGCGTGGTAAGACAGTGAAGGATCATATGACAAGTCTGATGAGAAAGAAGTTGAAAAATCTGGTGAACATAGATAGAACAAGTCAGTGGAGAAGGAAAAGTCTGTTGGAAAAACAGTGAAAAGAAAGagggatgatgatgatgaggaaccTAGTTCCTTCAAGAAGAGAAAAGTGAGTGGAACTCTGAGGTCTGAGAAAAGAAAGTTGGGGAATCAGAAAGTGTTATGGGGCTGCACATTTGCCTCTGACATTCTAGAGAGTGCTGGGATAAGACAATTAGTGGATATTTGTGATGCTTAACAATGGACCAATTTGTTTACAAGTGAGTCTCCTATAGTGTATGAGGACAAGGTGCGAAGTTTCTGCACCAGCCTCTTCATAGTAGATGGTGATCAAATCTGTGTGTTGGTAAATGGGGTGGACATAGTGATGGACTCTGCCCTATTGGGGTCAATTCTGGGTGTTCCTATCGAATGAGTGTCATCTTCTCAAGGTTCTTGCGCACCAAACTTCAGAAATGCCATTGTCAAGGACAATGAAATACATCACAGGGAACAGGTGCATAAGAAGGCACTCTTTCCAGTTTATCAGCTGCTCTTTGAGATGGTTAACATGGTGTTACTCCCCTACGCTAAAAGAAGATCTGTTGTATCCAAAGCTGACCTATACCGTATGGAAACCTTGGATAATTTCTCCTCCATCAACTTACTTTTCATAATGATTGAGCATATGCAAAAGGTAAGAACCTTAGAGATGGGAATCCTAGATTGCGTTATGGGTTCCTTCTAACAAAGGTCTTTGAGTTTTTCAAAGTACCTCTGGGACAGGCCAGAGTGGGCACCAAAAAGCaatcattttcaaaaactaatcTGGAGGAGTGTGAGTGTATTGACAAAGTCGGAGGAGTTGGAAGCACTTCCACAATCTCTCAACTAATAAATGCTCAGAATTATGCCACAGAGGATATACGGAAGTTGAAGGCTAGGAACGCAATACTTGAGAGTCAGCTCAGTCAGTTGCAAGAGGTACCTGGTTGTAGTGGTTCTCACAGTGCAGAGGTTACAAGCCTAACAAAGGAGAATGTTGAACTAAGCAAACAAGTGGAGGACCCAAAAGAAAGACTACTGAATAAGCAAATGTCCATGAATGCTCGCATGGATCTTGCCCTCCACACTCTTGCTTATTCTTCCAAGCCCCCTTCTTCCATGTCCCTTAAAGAATGTCCCCTTTGTGTCCAGTTTCCATTGTTTGTCTTCTTAAGCTGGTTATTTTTTTTAGTGATGTTTGTTATTTTTGGTAattgttttttttgtttattcTAGACTGTGGATGAAAACAATGAATCTACTCCCCCCTATAAAAGTCGAATTCTGGTTAATACAAGTGATTTCCTTTTTGCTATCTATGCTGCTGCTCTTCTATTTCTGTCTTCTATCATGTTGTGAGCACATAAGTGCATGAGTGAGCTATGTTGGACTTCTTTATGCTGCTAACCTGTTCTGTGCTTTTTATAATGCCAAAGGGGGAATATTTTAATTGAATAATGAAtaaatgaatgaatgaatgagAGTGCATATGAGCTCATGAATGAATAATAATCTGAAAACAAAATACAGATTCAGGGGAAACTCATTCGGGGGGACCACTTTTAGGGGGAACTCACAAAAGTTCAGGTACTAACAAAGGGGGATGCAGAGTTTCGGGGGGAACTTAAGGTCTTTCTGGTTCACAATCTGGTTCCCCTTGTGGATTCTTCTA is drawn from Nicotiana tabacum cultivar K326 chromosome 22, ASM71507v2, whole genome shotgun sequence and contains these coding sequences:
- the LOC107821914 gene encoding uncharacterized protein LOC107821914 encodes the protein MSGIVHKIEEKLHMGDHKDADKKGEEHKEKMKEKGEGHREKIKEKLHGEDHNDGEEKKKKKKDKKDKKEKKHDDDSSSSSGSDSD